One bacterium genomic region harbors:
- a CDS encoding DUF4256 domain-containing protein, translating into MSNVALSQKQREELIRALKARFEKNMNRHKGLEWAKVQAKLEANTKKLWSLNEMERTGGEPDVVGHDKKTGEYIFYDCSAESP; encoded by the coding sequence ATGTCAAACGTAGCCCTTTCACAAAAACAACGTGAAGAACTAATCAGAGCATTGAAAGCCCGTTTTGAGAAAAACATGAACCGCCATAAAGGTCTTGAATGGGCTAAAGTACAAGCAAAGCTGGAAGCTAATACTAAAAAACTATGGTCACTCAATGAAATGGAAAGAACTGGCGGTGAACCGGATGTTGTTGGTCATGATAAAAAGACGGGCGAATACATTTTTTATGATTGTTCAGCGGAAAGTCC